A genomic window from Algoriphagus sp. Y33 includes:
- the mscL gene encoding large-conductance mechanosensitive channel protein MscL, with amino-acid sequence MGFLKEFKEFAVKGNVIDLAVAVIIGGAFGKIVASFVKDIVMPPIGVLLGGVEFTDLALVLKENSVGPAGEELGPVLLTYGIFIQNVVDFLIIAIVIFLAVKGINSLKKKEEVKPTPPPAPPKSEVLLEEIRDLLKKDKL; translated from the coding sequence ATGGGATTTCTAAAAGAGTTTAAAGAGTTTGCTGTCAAAGGCAATGTGATCGATCTGGCCGTAGCGGTAATCATCGGCGGAGCTTTTGGTAAGATTGTAGCATCTTTTGTGAAAGACATCGTAATGCCACCAATTGGGGTTTTGCTTGGAGGTGTAGAGTTTACTGATCTAGCATTGGTTTTAAAGGAAAACAGTGTCGGGCCAGCCGGTGAAGAACTAGGGCCTGTGTTATTGACTTATGGTATTTTTATACAAAATGTAGTCGATTTCTTAATTATTGCAATAGTGATTTTTCTAGCAGTTAAGGGGATCAATAGTCTGAAGAAGAAGGAGGAAGTAAAGCCTACTCCTCCACCTGCGCCACCGAAATCGGAAGTGCTACTTGAAGAAATTAGAGACCTTTTGAAAAAAGACAAATTATAA
- a CDS encoding methylglyoxal synthase, which translates to MKIALIAHDGKKADMVHFLSGFRERLHQADVELVATGTTGSHIEKAGFVVQKLLSGPFGGDAQIAAMAAQKELAMVVFFRDPLDKHPHEPDVQMLMRICDVHNIPLATNPASAELMFKAFTQT; encoded by the coding sequence ATGAAAATTGCTCTTATAGCCCATGATGGAAAAAAAGCCGACATGGTTCATTTTTTAAGTGGATTCCGTGAAAGACTGCATCAGGCAGACGTGGAATTGGTGGCTACCGGCACCACAGGATCTCATATAGAAAAAGCAGGATTTGTTGTTCAAAAGTTACTCTCAGGACCATTTGGGGGTGATGCTCAGATTGCAGCTATGGCTGCTCAGAAAGAACTGGCGATGGTTGTTTTCTTCAGAGATCCACTTGACAAGCATCCGCACGAACCGGATGTGCAAATGCTTATGCGAATTTGTGATGTACACAATATCCCATTGGCAACCAATCCGGCCTCTGCCGAATTAATGTTTAAAGCCTTCACTCAAACCTAA
- a CDS encoding RNA polymerase sigma factor — protein MKKDGDQKIIQLIQNPKTRDMGFRQLILAYQKRVYHVIRRMVLIHEDADDITQNTFIKAHHYIDKFQGKSSLFTWLYRIATNESLSFLQKKKKRFFFSIEDHQEKMESYIDQPGNMDGDEIQRLLQKALLSLPDKQRLVFHLKYQEDLTYEEISEITGTSIGALKASYHHAVKKIELSLAKE, from the coding sequence ATGAAGAAAGACGGTGACCAGAAAATCATCCAACTCATCCAAAATCCCAAAACTAGGGACATGGGTTTCAGGCAGCTAATTCTGGCTTACCAAAAGCGGGTGTATCATGTAATTAGAAGAATGGTTTTGATTCATGAAGATGCCGATGACATCACCCAAAACACGTTTATCAAAGCCCATCATTACATTGACAAGTTTCAAGGTAAATCCAGCCTTTTCACCTGGCTGTATCGAATTGCTACAAATGAGTCACTTAGCTTTCTACAGAAGAAAAAAAAGCGATTCTTCTTCTCTATTGAAGATCATCAGGAGAAAATGGAATCCTATATAGACCAACCGGGCAATATGGATGGAGACGAAATTCAACGCCTGCTGCAAAAGGCCTTACTATCCCTGCCAGACAAGCAAAGACTCGTATTCCACCTAAAATATCAGGAAGATCTTACCTATGAGGAAATATCCGAAATCACGGGAACCAGCATCGGTGCCCTCAAGGCAAGTTATCATCATGCCGTGAAAAAAATCGAGCTTTCCTTAGCTAAAGAATAA
- a CDS encoding S9 family peptidase: MQAPQAKKIAQLLEAHGHQRTDNYYWMRERENPEVIEYLNAENEYLKASLKSTEEFQEKLFQEMKGRIKEDDESVPYLKSGYYWYIKYKTGGEYPLYCRKKGSLNATEEIFLDVNLLAEGKAYYQVGGTAASSDLKVLAFAVDEVGRRIYEIHFKNLETGEILTDHISAITGNFAWAEDNRTLFYSKQDPETLRSYQIYSHQLGTSTEDDILIYEEKDEEFSCVVHKTKSEKYILIHSESTISSEMRFLDATNPTGEFTLLQARIPHLEYAADHYEDHFWIRTNHEAQNFKLVKAPIGSPSLENWEDVIPHRESVLLEDFDIFSYFLVTQERSNGLCKINITPWDGTAGHSLEFDDETYTAWISTNPEFDTQILRFGYNSLVTPPSTFDYHMVTKEKTLLKQQEIIGGYDASSYTSARIWAKATDGVMVPISLVYKIDKFTPDGSNPLLLYSYGSYGYSMDAYFSSSRLSLLDRGFVFAIAHIRGGEDLGRGWYEDGKMLKKRNTFTDYIACAEHLIAESYTSQEHLYAMGGSAGGLLMGAVMNLRPDLFNGLIAAVPFVDVVTTMLDESIPLTTGEFQEWGNPKDKEYYDYMLSYSPYDNVETKDYPNLLITSGLHDSQVQYWEPTKWVAKLRELKTDSKLLFLHTNMEAGHGGASGRFNSLKELALEYTFLFYLEKMI; the protein is encoded by the coding sequence ATGCAGGCACCACAAGCCAAAAAGATAGCTCAGCTCTTAGAAGCACATGGTCATCAGCGCACTGACAATTATTATTGGATGCGCGAGCGGGAAAACCCGGAAGTCATAGAATACCTAAATGCGGAGAACGAATACCTCAAAGCAAGCCTAAAGTCCACGGAAGAATTTCAGGAGAAATTATTCCAAGAAATGAAAGGGCGTATCAAAGAAGACGACGAAAGTGTTCCTTACCTGAAATCAGGATATTACTGGTACATCAAATACAAGACGGGGGGAGAATATCCCTTGTATTGTCGCAAGAAAGGTAGTCTGAATGCTACCGAGGAGATCTTTCTTGATGTCAATTTACTTGCTGAAGGCAAAGCTTATTATCAGGTAGGCGGCACAGCGGCTTCTTCTGATCTGAAGGTTCTGGCCTTTGCGGTCGATGAAGTAGGGCGCAGAATCTATGAAATCCACTTCAAGAACCTCGAAACGGGTGAGATTCTCACAGACCACATTTCTGCTATCACTGGAAACTTTGCATGGGCTGAAGATAACAGAACGCTTTTCTACTCCAAACAAGACCCTGAGACTCTTCGCTCCTATCAGATCTATTCGCATCAATTGGGCACTTCTACAGAAGATGATATCCTGATCTATGAGGAAAAGGATGAAGAATTCTCCTGTGTGGTACACAAAACCAAATCTGAAAAATATATACTAATACATTCCGAAAGCACGATTTCTTCTGAAATGCGCTTTTTGGATGCTACCAATCCTACCGGAGAATTCACATTGCTTCAGGCTAGAATTCCGCATTTGGAATATGCAGCTGACCATTATGAGGATCATTTTTGGATCAGGACAAATCATGAGGCGCAGAATTTCAAACTTGTCAAGGCTCCTATCGGCAGTCCTTCACTTGAAAATTGGGAGGATGTGATCCCTCATCGTGAATCGGTTTTATTGGAGGACTTTGATATTTTCTCATATTTCTTGGTAACACAGGAGAGATCAAACGGTCTATGTAAAATCAACATCACACCTTGGGACGGAACAGCGGGACACTCCTTGGAGTTTGACGATGAGACCTACACTGCTTGGATCAGCACCAATCCGGAATTTGACACACAGATCCTTCGTTTTGGCTACAATTCACTCGTAACGCCTCCAAGTACCTTCGATTACCACATGGTAACTAAGGAGAAGACGTTGCTGAAGCAACAAGAAATCATAGGCGGCTATGATGCTTCATCATATACTTCCGCCAGAATCTGGGCAAAAGCTACAGATGGAGTCATGGTTCCTATTTCTTTGGTATACAAAATCGATAAATTCACCCCTGACGGCTCCAACCCTTTACTACTCTATTCTTATGGATCTTACGGCTACAGCATGGATGCCTATTTTTCCAGTAGCCGATTGAGCTTATTGGATAGAGGATTTGTATTTGCAATAGCACACATCCGTGGCGGGGAAGATTTGGGACGTGGCTGGTATGAGGATGGAAAAATGCTAAAAAAGCGAAACACCTTCACCGATTACATCGCTTGTGCAGAGCATTTGATCGCAGAGAGCTATACTTCACAGGAGCATCTGTACGCCATGGGAGGAAGTGCAGGAGGATTGCTGATGGGTGCGGTGATGAATTTACGCCCTGATTTGTTCAATGGACTGATTGCAGCAGTACCTTTTGTGGATGTGGTAACTACCATGCTGGACGAAAGTATTCCGTTGACTACAGGTGAATTTCAAGAATGGGGCAATCCCAAGGATAAGGAATATTACGACTACATGCTTTCTTACTCCCCTTATGATAATGTGGAAACTAAGGACTACCCGAATCTACTCATCACTTCCGGTCTACATGATAGCCAAGTGCAGTATTGGGAACCTACCAAGTGGGTGGCGAAACTCAGGGAATTGAAAACAGACTCTAAACTCTTATTCCTACACACCAATATGGAAGCAGGACATGGAGGTGCTTCAGGTAGATTCAACTCGCTAAAAGAGTTGGCACTTGAATACACTTTTCTGTTCTATTTGGAAAAAATGATTTGA
- a CDS encoding universal stress protein: MYLIKKMVVCLDQTSLDQTLIQHAAFIAQVNQTKKIYFVNVIKNLSIPKEVLEEFPNLVENMVNERQEAMESMVKEHFKNPKGISLNYIVKEGSLSKKILKLAEEKSADMILIGRKVHLPGTGVASSRLARRASCSLLIVPEGSATKMQRLLVPSDFSDYSKDALEEAIMIAEKHGGLEIVCQNVFTVPSGYHYTGKTYEEFTQIMRMHAEINYKKFIRKIDTKGHKIIPVYTQDVNDDPVEEIVAKAKEIDADGIIIGAKGRTAATALFIGSMAERLIQYNDSIPLMVTRPKGKNAGILDYILEI; the protein is encoded by the coding sequence ATGTATTTGATTAAAAAAATGGTCGTTTGCCTAGATCAGACATCCCTGGATCAAACCTTGATTCAACATGCAGCATTTATTGCTCAGGTCAACCAAACCAAAAAAATCTACTTCGTAAATGTGATAAAGAACCTCAGCATTCCCAAAGAGGTTCTTGAGGAGTTTCCGAATTTGGTGGAAAACATGGTTAATGAAAGACAGGAAGCCATGGAATCAATGGTCAAAGAGCACTTCAAAAATCCTAAAGGCATATCTTTGAATTATATCGTAAAGGAAGGCTCTCTCTCCAAGAAAATTTTAAAGCTTGCCGAAGAAAAATCTGCCGATATGATTCTGATTGGTAGAAAAGTCCACCTTCCGGGCACAGGCGTAGCATCGAGCAGATTAGCCAGACGTGCCAGCTGCTCCTTACTCATAGTACCGGAAGGTTCTGCCACCAAAATGCAACGTTTACTGGTTCCGAGTGATTTTTCTGATTATTCCAAAGATGCCTTGGAAGAGGCTATTATGATTGCTGAAAAGCACGGAGGACTCGAAATCGTCTGTCAAAATGTGTTCACTGTTCCCTCCGGATATCATTATACAGGAAAAACCTACGAAGAATTCACCCAGATCATGCGTATGCACGCAGAGATCAATTACAAAAAATTCATCCGGAAAATAGACACCAAAGGTCATAAAATCATCCCCGTCTACACCCAGGACGTCAATGATGACCCCGTTGAGGAAATCGTGGCAAAGGCAAAAGAAATCGATGCCGATGGGATTATAATAGGAGCAAAGGGGCGTACAGCTGCCACCGCTCTATTCATAGGAAGTATGGCAGAGCGATTGATTCAATACAACGACAGCATTCCGCTTATGGTAACTCGGCCAAAAGGAAAAAATGCAGGAATTCTGGATTATATTCTAGAGATCTAG
- a CDS encoding glycoside hydrolase family 31 protein, whose protein sequence is MPHNLQEPSLQHLSSSRYLSLGKIENWAKNESGFVAYSKIAQVRLSVVRDGIIRVQASRNSTFDPNPYSVIALPKTVEFTLEEKETSIHLKTSKIHLQFDFQNGICSFYDTSGTLLNKDDSLGISWIGTEVTCYKELRSNEKFIGLGEKTGNLNRAGRAYTNWNTDYFGYGISDDPLYASIPFYIGIKEGKAYGIYLDNTHKSVFNFGASTDRFMYFNAEDGDMDYYFIHQPTVAGIISSYTELTGTMEMPPKWALGYQQCRYSYYPDKEVLTLANTFRDKEMPADVIYLDIHHMEHYKVFTFDGEKFPDAKGLISKLKKKGFRVVVILDPGIKTEAGYIPYDEGKSQGLFVSYPDGKEYIAQVWPGPCAFPDFTNPKTRAWWMEKMVFYTEAGVDGFWTDMNEPASWGQFTPNLIEFEYEGNTASHRKARNIYGMQMAKSTQEGSSANLPNQRPFVLTRSGFAGVQRYAAIWTGDNVSTEEHMIAGVRLVNSLGLSGIPFSGYDLGGFAGEATKSLYARWMSIGTFSPLFRAHSMINSNDAEPWAFGEEVEEISRTYMKLRYNLLPTLYSKFRQSSHTGLPIAASLAVDYSADPLVYLPAYQNQYLFCDTFMIAPVESYKEITKVYLPKGDWYYFFTDQTYNGNQVIYQDCPLNNLPVFVKAGSILALQNDIAHTGAINDGILRIHLYGGNQGSEYIHYEDDGESLDYKSGKYLERVFRYSPNESKLTISETKGNYPCQFKTFRIYLHGFSTDRAILNKKTISVYKESFAFLDKLSDFDPLPDMRFPHLSIPNLKYMDIKIESHKVEICDLD, encoded by the coding sequence ATGCCCCACAATCTGCAAGAACCATCTCTCCAACACCTATCTTCTTCACGATATCTCTCTCTGGGGAAAATAGAAAATTGGGCAAAAAATGAAAGTGGCTTTGTCGCTTACAGCAAAATAGCCCAAGTCAGATTAAGTGTGGTCCGGGATGGAATTATCAGGGTTCAAGCGTCACGGAATTCTACCTTTGATCCCAATCCCTACTCAGTCATAGCCCTGCCTAAAACGGTTGAGTTTACACTTGAAGAAAAAGAAACTTCAATCCACCTCAAAACTTCAAAGATTCATTTGCAATTTGACTTCCAGAATGGAATATGTTCATTTTATGATACAAGTGGCACACTGCTCAATAAGGATGATTCATTGGGGATTTCCTGGATAGGTACAGAAGTCACTTGCTACAAGGAGCTTCGGTCCAATGAGAAGTTTATTGGTCTTGGGGAAAAGACAGGAAATCTCAACAGAGCGGGACGGGCATACACCAATTGGAATACAGATTACTTCGGCTATGGGATCAGTGATGATCCTCTGTATGCGAGTATTCCATTTTACATAGGAATAAAGGAGGGGAAAGCCTACGGAATCTACCTTGACAACACCCATAAAAGCGTTTTCAACTTTGGAGCCTCCACAGATCGATTTATGTACTTCAATGCGGAAGATGGGGACATGGACTATTACTTTATCCACCAGCCTACTGTCGCCGGAATAATCAGCAGCTATACAGAACTGACAGGAACAATGGAAATGCCTCCCAAATGGGCTCTAGGCTACCAGCAGTGCCGGTATTCATATTATCCGGACAAGGAAGTACTTACCTTAGCCAATACGTTCCGGGATAAAGAAATGCCTGCCGATGTAATCTACTTGGATATTCACCATATGGAGCATTATAAGGTATTTACTTTTGACGGGGAGAAATTTCCAGATGCTAAGGGTCTCATCTCGAAGCTTAAGAAAAAAGGATTTAGAGTGGTGGTCATCTTAGATCCGGGAATAAAAACAGAGGCAGGATATATTCCTTACGATGAAGGGAAATCACAGGGATTATTTGTCAGCTATCCGGACGGAAAAGAATACATAGCACAAGTCTGGCCTGGCCCTTGCGCTTTTCCTGACTTCACCAATCCCAAAACCCGGGCATGGTGGATGGAGAAAATGGTTTTTTACACAGAAGCCGGGGTAGACGGATTCTGGACAGATATGAACGAACCTGCTTCTTGGGGTCAGTTTACCCCAAATTTGATCGAGTTTGAGTATGAAGGGAATACAGCTTCACACCGAAAAGCCCGGAATATTTATGGGATGCAGATGGCGAAAAGCACACAGGAAGGCTCTTCCGCCAACCTTCCCAATCAGCGTCCATTTGTATTGACAAGATCGGGATTTGCGGGTGTTCAGCGCTATGCGGCCATCTGGACCGGGGACAATGTCTCCACTGAAGAGCATATGATCGCAGGAGTCCGGTTAGTCAATAGTCTTGGATTAAGCGGAATCCCATTTTCCGGCTATGATCTCGGAGGGTTTGCCGGAGAAGCTACCAAATCACTTTATGCCCGATGGATGAGTATTGGCACATTCTCACCACTCTTTCGTGCCCATTCCATGATCAACAGCAATGATGCCGAACCTTGGGCTTTTGGCGAAGAAGTGGAAGAGATCTCCAGAACTTATATGAAGTTGAGATACAACTTGCTCCCTACACTTTACAGCAAATTTCGGCAAAGCAGCCATACCGGGCTACCCATAGCTGCTAGCTTGGCTGTAGATTATTCCGCAGATCCATTGGTTTACCTTCCTGCATACCAAAATCAATACCTATTCTGCGACACTTTTATGATAGCTCCTGTAGAAAGCTATAAGGAAATCACTAAGGTGTATTTGCCAAAAGGAGATTGGTATTACTTTTTCACTGACCAAACTTATAATGGAAATCAGGTTATTTACCAAGATTGTCCTTTGAATAATCTACCCGTTTTCGTCAAGGCAGGAAGTATACTGGCTCTACAAAACGACATAGCCCATACAGGGGCAATAAATGACGGGATTCTTAGAATCCACCTGTATGGAGGCAATCAGGGCAGTGAATACATCCACTATGAAGATGACGGGGAAAGTCTGGATTATAAGTCGGGAAAGTATCTGGAGCGTGTATTCAGATACTCCCCGAATGAATCAAAATTAACCATCAGCGAAACGAAGGGGAATTACCCCTGTCAGTTTAAAACATTCAGAATATACCTTCACGGCTTCTCGACCGACCGTGCTATTCTGAACAAAAAAACAATTAGCGTGTATAAAGAAAGTTTTGCGTTTTTGGATAAATTGAGTGACTTTGATCCTCTGCCGGATATGCGCTTTCCACATTTATCCATTCCCAATTTGAAATACATGGATATAAAAATCGAATCACATAAAGTTGAAATCTGTGATTTAGATTAA
- the pfkA gene encoding 6-phosphofructokinase, whose protein sequence is MEPKTIKKIGVLTSGGDSPGMNAAIRAVVRAGLYYDLEMYGIYRGYEGMIQNDIKKLDSKHITHVLERGGTFLKSARSAEFRTPEGRQTAYNNLKSHGIDALVVIGGDGSLTGAHLFYKEFGIPAIGLPGTIDNDLSGTDSTIGFDTACNTAIEAIDKIRDTATSHDRLFFVEVMGRDAGFIAINAGIGSAAAAILIPEKKMPIEHLVDKLRIRTKAKKASNIVIVAEGGKSGGANEIASLVKKHLPYYDIKVTILGHLQRGGSPSSYDRLLASKLGVAAVEGLLQGKYDVMAGLINNKVVYTPIKKAIVDDKSVDEDDFRVAKILST, encoded by the coding sequence ATGGAACCTAAAACCATTAAAAAAATCGGTGTTTTGACTTCTGGAGGTGACTCCCCGGGGATGAATGCCGCAATCCGAGCCGTAGTAAGAGCCGGATTGTATTACGACTTAGAAATGTATGGAATCTACCGCGGCTACGAAGGTATGATCCAAAATGATATCAAAAAGCTGGATTCCAAGCATATCACACATGTACTGGAACGCGGCGGAACTTTCCTGAAGTCTGCCAGAAGCGCTGAATTCCGTACTCCTGAAGGGCGTCAAACCGCCTACAACAACCTAAAATCCCATGGAATAGATGCCTTGGTCGTTATAGGGGGTGATGGATCACTTACAGGAGCCCACTTGTTCTATAAGGAATTTGGAATCCCGGCTATTGGACTACCCGGTACGATAGACAACGATCTTTCAGGTACAGATTCCACCATAGGTTTTGATACAGCATGTAATACTGCCATCGAGGCAATTGACAAGATTCGTGATACTGCCACCTCACACGACAGGCTTTTCTTTGTGGAAGTTATGGGAAGAGATGCAGGATTTATTGCAATCAATGCTGGAATCGGAAGTGCTGCGGCGGCTATTTTAATTCCGGAGAAAAAAATGCCGATTGAGCACTTGGTAGACAAGTTGAGAATCAGAACCAAAGCCAAAAAAGCATCAAATATAGTGATCGTGGCGGAAGGCGGAAAAAGCGGTGGGGCAAATGAAATCGCTTCTCTAGTTAAAAAGCACCTCCCCTACTATGACATCAAAGTTACTATTCTTGGCCACTTACAGCGCGGCGGATCCCCTAGCTCATATGACCGTCTACTCGCCTCCAAACTTGGTGTAGCGGCTGTAGAAGGGCTTCTTCAGGGCAAATATGACGTGATGGCGGGTTTGATAAACAACAAAGTAGTTTATACTCCTATCAAAAAAGCAATTGTCGATGATAAATCGGTGGATGAGGATGATTTCCGTGTAGCGAAGATTTTGTCTACTTAA
- a CDS encoding LacI family DNA-binding transcriptional regulator: MKLGQATIKDIARELNLSVSTISRALKDYPGINSETKRKVKEVAERLNYRPNAIALSLRKSRSFTIGVIIPEVVHFFFSTVISGIEEIANSRGYNVILSQSNEKLSREISSIETMLSNQIDGVLVSYSKETKDFDHFTKVLDQGFPIVFFDRAPAIPNAINVMVDDYRGAYDATAHLISQGYKNIVHLAGPKTLKISIDRENGYKAALQKNGISVNPAHIVSCPLGTLEEGRDMVAGLLDSLPERPDAFFSCNDIGAVGAMMACRDAGLKIPLEVGIVGFSDWQFCAMLDPQLSSVSQPGFTMGAKATEILLDIIEKKLDPKTMEQTLILETKLMERDSSKRF, translated from the coding sequence ATGAAACTAGGTCAAGCTACAATAAAAGATATCGCACGCGAGTTGAATCTTTCGGTTTCCACTATCTCCAGAGCACTGAAAGATTACCCCGGGATTAATAGTGAGACGAAGCGAAAAGTAAAAGAAGTTGCCGAAAGATTGAACTACCGTCCAAATGCCATTGCCTTATCGCTTCGCAAAAGCAGGTCATTTACCATAGGAGTAATCATCCCTGAAGTAGTTCATTTTTTCTTCTCCACAGTGATTAGCGGCATAGAGGAAATCGCCAATTCCAGAGGGTATAATGTCATTCTTTCCCAGTCCAATGAAAAATTAAGCAGGGAGATATCGAGCATAGAAACCATGCTTTCTAACCAAATCGATGGGGTTTTGGTGAGTTATTCTAAGGAGACAAAGGATTTCGATCACTTTACAAAGGTACTGGATCAGGGATTCCCTATCGTGTTTTTTGACCGTGCACCCGCTATTCCGAATGCGATTAATGTCATGGTGGATGATTACCGGGGGGCATACGATGCTACGGCACATCTGATCAGTCAAGGCTACAAGAATATCGTACACCTAGCTGGACCAAAAACCCTTAAAATAAGCATAGACAGGGAAAATGGATATAAAGCTGCATTGCAGAAAAATGGGATCTCCGTCAATCCCGCACACATTGTTTCATGTCCCTTGGGAACCTTAGAAGAAGGCAGGGATATGGTTGCAGGCTTGCTGGATTCTCTTCCGGAGCGGCCCGACGCATTTTTTTCCTGCAATGACATTGGAGCTGTCGGAGCAATGATGGCCTGTCGGGATGCAGGTTTGAAAATCCCATTGGAAGTTGGGATTGTTGGCTTCTCAGATTGGCAGTTCTGCGCCATGCTCGACCCGCAGCTTTCATCTGTATCACAGCCGGGATTTACGATGGGAGCTAAAGCCACGGAGATCTTGCTTGACATCATCGAGAAAAAGCTTGATCCCAAAACTATGGAGCAAACCTTGATTTTGGAGACAAAACTGATGGAAAGGGATTCTTCAAAAAGATTTTAG
- the fbaA gene encoding class II fructose-bisphosphate aldolase → MKFKPGVKYGEELRDLYAYAKENEFAMPAVNVINTNSVNAVLETAKKLNSPVIIQFSNGGAQFFAGKSLANDKQQASIAGGISGAHHVHLMAEAYGVPVILHTDHAAKKLLPWIDGLLDAGKAYYATHKRPLYSSHMLDLSEEPLEENVEISCNYFKEFEKLEMAIEIELGVTGGEEDGVDNTDIDSSKLYTQPEEVAYAYEHLKEVGDLFTIAAAFGNVHGVYKPGNVSLKPIILKNSQDFIKEKHGLTGKPLNFVFHGGSGSTVEEIREANSYGSIKMNIDTDMQWAFWEGILNNYKKNEAYLQTQLGNPDGADSPNKKYYDPRNWLRKGEENFVKRLELAFDMLNAVNRN, encoded by the coding sequence ATGAAATTTAAACCTGGAGTAAAATACGGTGAAGAACTTCGAGATCTTTATGCTTACGCTAAAGAGAATGAGTTCGCAATGCCTGCGGTAAATGTGATCAACACCAATTCGGTGAATGCAGTACTTGAGACTGCCAAAAAACTGAATTCTCCCGTGATCATTCAGTTCTCTAATGGCGGAGCACAGTTTTTTGCAGGAAAATCTCTGGCAAACGATAAGCAGCAGGCAAGCATCGCAGGCGGTATCTCAGGTGCGCACCACGTGCATTTGATGGCTGAAGCGTATGGTGTGCCGGTTATTCTACACACAGATCACGCAGCTAAGAAATTGTTACCGTGGATTGACGGACTTTTGGACGCAGGTAAGGCTTATTATGCTACGCATAAAAGACCTTTGTATAGCTCCCATATGTTGGATCTTTCTGAAGAGCCTTTGGAAGAAAATGTAGAGATTTCTTGTAACTACTTCAAAGAATTCGAAAAGCTTGAGATGGCTATCGAAATCGAATTGGGAGTAACAGGCGGAGAAGAAGATGGTGTGGATAACACTGATATTGATTCTTCTAAGCTTTATACTCAGCCTGAGGAAGTAGCTTATGCATACGAGCACTTGAAAGAAGTCGGTGATCTGTTTACTATAGCTGCTGCTTTCGGTAATGTACATGGTGTATATAAGCCAGGCAACGTTAGCTTGAAGCCAATCATCCTGAAAAACTCTCAGGATTTCATCAAAGAAAAGCATGGCTTGACAGGTAAGCCGCTGAACTTTGTATTCCATGGTGGATCCGGATCTACAGTAGAGGAGATCAGAGAAGCTAATAGCTACGGCTCTATCAAGATGAATATCGATACAGATATGCAGTGGGCATTCTGGGAAGGTATCTTGAATAACTACAAAAAGAATGAGGCTTATCTTCAGACTCAACTGGGTAATCCGGACGGTGCTGATAGTCCTAATAAAAAATATTACGATCCAAGAAATTGGTTGCGTAAAGGTGAAGAGAATTTCGTGAAGCGTCTTGAGCTTGCATTTGACATGCTTAATGCGGTAAACAGAAATTAA